A window of Punica granatum isolate Tunisia-2019 chromosome 8, ASM765513v2, whole genome shotgun sequence genomic DNA:
TGATGAAACTTCCCCCTACATGTTGTTGAGCTTTTCTTGAAgcttttcctctctttctcgATGTCATTGCTTCCCACTGTGTTTTTTCCAAGCAGCTTGCCTGTCTGCTAAGCTTAATCTGAAGAGTATATTGCACCGTATAGCCTAACGTTAACAAATATTATTAGATCTATCCCAATGTCGATTTTTTACCTGAGGTATCTCAACGTTGCTAATTTGATATCACCATCTAGCCACATGGGATAGTTGGTGAAACAAATATAGCAACGTTGGGATACCCCGACAAAAAAACGACGTTGGGATAGATCAAAGAATATCTGTcaacgttaggctatatggTGCAATAAACCCTAATCTAAAGAAAGGAGCAGTTCCAAGTCAATGAAACACAGACTTAAATGCTTAGAGTCGTATAAAATGCTATCGGGCTATTATGCTATAAGTCATGTAACCTTTGCATCAGATAGTTGCAGTTGGATGGACTTAATAAACGAGTCCTTTTCGGCAGACTCTCCTTTCAGTTCTTCGAGCTGGGCCTCTAACTTAGTCTGTGTAATTGCTGCTGATTTAAGAAGGTCATCTTTCTCAGCCAGCTGTCTCTAGAGTTCTTCCAACTGCCCCCTCAGGAGAATGTACTCTTCGCTTTCTTTCTCCATTGTTGGACCTCTTGGTGAAAAGGCTGATAAGTTATCACCATCTTGGTCATAGCCGCTCCCATTCTTACCTTGTTCTTTGTCCCCGGggtcccttttctttttattggtCATTAATTGAACTGCATTTCTCCCCTTCGGTTCGGGGACCTTCATCAGATTATAGCTTGAGCCAAATCAATGAAAGCAGACACCATAAAAATCTGGTTGCTTTTTCGACGAGAATAATTCCGCAACTTACAATGGGCAGAATATCACATGAGACCCCAAAACATAAAACAAGCAAACTCAAGCATAAAATACTTAAAATGATCGATCATATTCGGACTAGCCTCAACATAAAACAAGAACCCATCATCCAGTTCTCGAAGTCAAAAGTAAACTTACATCAGATGAAACACAAATAGAGctgaaaatattcaaaaagtAATTTTCAGGACAATGATTCTCAAAGCCTCGTCGCGTATACGAATTGCTCGCTTTCCGATCCTATTAACATTATAttcccaaataaaaaaaacttcaaCATTGCCCAACATTAAAGATCAGAACTCGACATTATCTTTTCACAGCGATATCGAAAATCCTGCTTCAATGGTAATCAGATATCACTCTGTCATATATAAAGATTCAAACTTCAATGTAATTGATTCAACCAATGCTTCTCCGGCTGATAATCACCAAACCCCAAAACTCCATTTACAAAACAGCAGATAGTACGACGGAAAGCGAGAGAGAGTCTGAGAGTGAGTACGATCAGGGATTTGAATGAGCGGGACGTTTCGACGAGCTCGTTGAAGAGAACGCGATCCAGAGTTCCGCCGGCTTCCATCGAAAGCCACGACTTTCGGTCCCCGAAGCCCGAATTGTCCTACAAATCCATAATGTTCTACGGCTCAAACATACCGGAATGAGAAAGGGTGGTCCGATTTGGCGTCAAAAGTTGGCATCAGATGTGGGATTGTTCACTAATTATTGCTTAGGAAGATTCAAACGGTGAAGGAATGAAAGTATCTTGAAGATTTGCCAGAAATCGAGCTCTAATCGAACATCCCAACAACCTCGCGGGCAAGCAGAGAGACCCAAATAGCGAAAGATAGAGAGAGCACGAGCAGGGGGTAGAACAGCTGGACTTCGACCTTCGACTGTGGCGGGAGCGTCCGATCGAGCTTTGCCTGCCGTCGGAGCCCGAAATCCGCCGAGCGACGACTAGAGAGAGGGGTAGGAAAAGATCTTCGTTTGAAAGTGGCAGTAGGTTTTGGGAGGAGATTTGTCCGAGAATCTCCAGAttttaattaagagaaaagggTTAATGACCAAAATAATATCAACCTTGACAAATTTTATGCTGCATTTGAtttgtaaataatattttaaaattaaattttaaatttgaaaaaaagtgatataaatgattATGTATAGAGTATAtaatttgactttgtatgaattattttattttattgtgaaaaaaaagtgatatatcatttgactttatatgagttattttattttattgtgaataaaattaagttaaaagtatgattttaaaatcacactaacaaaccaaacaaaacattaacaatgcgtttgttttcggagttaaagtcacgaatttgtgattgtgattgtgattgtagaagaagacaaaaatatacggggtccaccagtttgacttttgaaatataaaatgaatggaaggtaaagataattaattataatgagattgtattttaataatatatggggcccaccaatttgacttttgaaatgtgtgttttgttgtgtagtgttttgagttaaagttaaagttaaaatcttaaatcacgactttgaaaacaaacggagcaTAAAATTTTGATACCGACTTTacttttgacaaaaaaatactaactttgatttttttttatcaagcTAAGCATTTATGTcatttttcatctattttaTTGACGCGACGAACAACAATGCCTACATAGCAAATGGTATTATCTCATGttagtaaaaataataaaaggagagaaatgcTTTGCTCGGAGAAAGAATGCGAACCCCGACTAGCCACCATAATCTCGATTTGGATCATCGGTAACCTCAGAGAGCATCGACCTAGGAGTAGTGGCCTGGATCGAGGCCCTCCTTACCGAAATCAAAATAATCCCCAAGGGTGGTGGGATTGAGACTTCACCCGCCGGAGTCAGGAGAACTAATAATTTAATGATTCTCCCGATTCCGGTGGTAGGTCCTTAATTATGTCCATCACTCTCCTGAATAGGCTCGCTGGTGCCCTTTAGGGTCACCCCCGACTCCAATTGGGGATGGTGGCCTACTCTTTTTTCGATTAATGCCTTTCTCAATGTTTTtccctttaatttttaaatttttttgctttAGTGGCATGATAATATTTATCACGTAGACATCGATTTCCGCCGAGTCAAcaaaatagatgaaaaattGTATAAATGTATAACGtgataagaaaatcaaagtttgtgttttttttgttaaaaaataaagttagtgtcaaaattaaaaaaaaaaaaacactcaAATCCATGCTCTATTAAAGGAATAAAACGAACGGAAGGCTCAGATTTAATCTTCATATCTAACGGTAGTGGGTGCTGGCGGAACCCCAGACGcctcgttttttttttttttcttttgttccttTCCCTCAGGGTGTTTCTACCTGGGTTTTTCAGTTGACTAACGGAGGTTCTTGTAAGAGCCCCAGTCGCTTCCTCTTCAGCAATGGCTTCCTCTTCTTCGTCGTCGAAAGGCCGCTATCACGCCGATCGCACCATTTTCATTCGGCCCATCATGGATAGCCTATCGAATCTGGAACTCCAAGTCTCTAGCTACCAGGTTTCAGATATAGATGACCGTGATCAGCCTCACAATCAGGTCAAGAAGTTGTGCCGGGAACTCACTTACATCAGATCTGCCTTCTTAAAGCTCGATTCTTTCGGGAGTCATGTCGGGGACAGGCTGTCCCAGCTGGAAAACTGCGTCAATGATGTTCTCAAGGGTGGTCCCGCCTCAGCCGACCACATTCAATCGGAGCTTCATCCTCTCGCCAGCAAAATCGCCGATTTGAAAGCCCTGCTTCTTCTGTTGCCCCAAGTGAGCTCTAGTCGTCCCCATACCAATAAGATAGAGCTAACTAACAATGGGATTTATAGCCATAATAAGTTATTTGAGCAAACTACGGACGATGGTGGCAGTTCCCTGCAGGAGGAACTCCTTGCGGACCTAAACGATCTAGCGAAGCAGCTCCTGCCGTATTTCGCAGCCTTTCCGCTCGGCAAGGTCATCAGCAAGAGAGTCCTGAAGAATTGGTGGCTTGGAGATGCAGAAGCTCTATTGCGACTTCCTCCTGACGAAGCAGAGAATAAGGCGGATCGAGTACTCGAGGACCTGGTGTCGAGGTGTGTGATTGAAGCAGTGAGGAAGCAGCGCAGACTGGTGGGGTTCAGGATATCCCATCGTTGGGTTCACTTTGCAGTGGTTAGGTTTGCAGAGTCACAAAAGTTCTTTGCGTTCGACTCCATGGGAAATCCTACTATGGAGCTGCAGACATGGTTGCAGAGGGTGTGTTTGGTTCAGACTAAAGATGGAAGGCCTTCTCTGGGTAACAACTACTCAAATGCAGGTCTCGATAAACTCGTGACCGTGTTCAATATAGGCGAGCCATACCCGTACATCAAACCAGAGTTCTTCTCTAAGGCAAAGGGTATCAGAGTTATCAGTCTCGGAAAGTGGCAGATCAGCAATGACTGCCACATTGAAGTAGAGAGCACTGAATTTCTCAAAGGCCGGAAGAGCTTGAGGGATTTGAGGCTGTTCAGTCTCCGGGGTGTTTCAAGAGTGTTTGAGCTTCCTGATGCTCTGTGCAACCTCAGCTCTTTGACAATGCTCGACTTGAATGCCTGCCACAGCCTCGAAGAGCTGCCCGCTGGGATAGGCTCCCTCAAGAATCTGATTTATTTGGACATCTCAGGGTGTTACTTGCTGGAAAAGATGCCCAAGGGATTGGCCTCCCTCTATGAACTCAGGGTACTCAAAGGATTCTTGATCATCAACAGCACAAATGAATCATCTTCTTGCAAGTTCAAGGACTTGGCAGGGTTGAAGAAACTGAAAAAGCTGAGTATCAACGCAAACAGGAGGGATTTCCCGGGAGAAGATGACCTTGATACTTTCCGTAAATTTTGGCTATTTCATGGGGAGGCAAATCCATATTGAAGAAGCCAGATGGACAAGCTGTTCAAGCCAACAGTACATCCAACCCAGAGGAGTCAGTAATCCAATCCGAGCAAGCTAATAGTTCCCCAAACCCAAACCTAGAATTACAATCCACCGAAGCTAATATTCAGTCGAACACTGGGGTAAATGCTTCAGGTCATCTTGAAGACTCCGCAGCAGAACCAAGAAAGTCAAATGACAACAATCCTCTTGGTATGAAGGATAATCAAGAGGGAACCACTCGTGCAGCAGAATCAAAACCAAAACTGAGGGGTGTCAGAAATCAAGATACTGCCCATGATGTTGCTGATGAAGAAATAGGTCCGTGGCAAATGGAAGGGACCAGTAATACTGGAGAAATAGTTGCAGAAACCGAGTCTACACGAGAAGGTATATAGATctctatctttttctttttctgtttcaTTAAGCGTAACTGAACCTCTGCTAAGGTCATTAGACTTATTGAAAAGACTGGTGACCTTTTCTATAATAGGCTTGTAAGTAACATAAAATATCGGTTGCCACCTTAGTGGAGGTTCCTCTGTGGCCACCCTTAGCAGAGGCTCGTCCATGACCACCATAGTACAGTTTCGTTCCGTAGGAATTGgttgtttaaattttttaattttgtgaCAACAAATTTGATTGAAAATTATCTCTTATTAATCATATTGTTAAAAATTTTGTGAAGATGATGCGAGCATGTATGCATGAATagtgaaattttcttttacaaatatatatagaggacTTTACAACTTTCATAATGGAAGGATCTCTAGAGTTCTATGAGTGGTGTGGCACGATATCAAGATGTCATTTGTTGCTTTGTGATTTCTGAGAATTTCAAAAGTCACTCAACAAAGGACTACTTACGTCCTACGTGACAACTTCTGGTGCGTTGCTTTGGCTTTTAGAACGGTATATAGATGTTTAGAGTCTCAATAAATTTTCACCACAGGGGATTCTGCCAGTGTAGTCGATGCTGGAAATACAGTTAAGAGAAAGGACGGTGCTGTGAAACAGGAGCCAGTCAGAGCAGTTGGTACAGGAGATAAGGCGAAACAACCTCGGAGGACGGAGACAACAAAGAATCCGATTAAGAAATTACTTTCAAATTTAACTTTGACAAAGTCGGGAGCTGAGGCAGATCTCAAGCATAATGAGATCTTTCTGAGTTTAGAGAAGTTGAATCTCCAATGTTATCCTAAGGAGACAGCTCCGGATTGGTTGATACCTCGGAACATGAAGAACCTGAAAAAGTTATACATAG
This region includes:
- the LOC116188548 gene encoding disease resistance RPP13-like protein 4, coding for MASSSSSSKGRYHADRTIFIRPIMDSLSNLELQVSSYQVSDIDDRDQPHNQVKKLCRELTYIRSAFLKLDSFGSHVGDRLSQLENCVNDVLKGGPASADHIQSELHPLASKIADLKALLLLLPQVSSSRPHTNKIELTNNGIYSHNKLFEQTTDDGGSSLQEELLADLNDLAKQLLPYFAAFPLGKVISKRVLKNWWLGDAEALLRLPPDEAENKADRVLEDLVSRCVIEAVRKQRRLVGFRISHRWVHFAVVRFAESQKFFAFDSMGNPTMELQTWLQRVCLVQTKDGRPSLGNNYSNAGLDKLVTVFNIGEPYPYIKPEFFSKAKGIRVISLGKWQISNDCHIEVESTEFLKGRKSLRDLRLFSLRGVSRVFELPDALCNLSSLTMLDLNACHSLEELPAGIGSLKNLIYLDISGCYLLEKMPKGLASLYELRVLKGFLIINSTNESSSCKFKDLAGLKKLKKLSINANRRDFPGEDDLDTFRKFWLFHGEANPY